AACCGGTAACTGAAGTGAAAGATATCATTCCTGTATTTGTTGAGTGGGCAACTGTTGCACGCTCAGAAGGACTACTTGCACTAGAAACAAAAATTGAAAAAATTGACGACACTTTTTTAAAAAATGGAATGAAACTCGTAATTGATGGTCAATCTGGTGAATTCATACGCGATGTTATGACTGAAGAAGTCGATGCAATGGAAGAAAGACATGCAGCTGGTGCATTGATTTTCACCCAAGCTGGTACATATGCCCCAACACTTGGTGTACTTGGAGCAGTTGTCGGTTTGATCGCTGCACTAGGCAATATGAATGATACTGAAGCACTTGGTCATGCGATCGCTGCTGCCTTCGTCGCCACTCTTTTTGGTATATTCTCAGGTTACGTATTATGGCATCCATTTGCTAATAAGCTAAAAAGAAAATCTTATATTGAAGTAAAATCGAAGATGGTGATGATTGAAGGAATTCTTTCAATTCAAGATGGACAAGCACCTTTAATGATAAAAGAAAAACTTGCGATGTATGTACCGATCAATGAGCGAGCAATCATATTAGGAAAGGATGAGGTAAGTGGCGAAGAGAAAGAAGAAGGATGACGGGCACATCGATGAAACTTGGCTCATTCCTTATGCAGATATGCTCACATTATTACTTGCCCTTTTCATTGTACTATTTGCAGCAAGTAACGTAGATGCTCAAAAATTTCAAAAAATTTCCGCATCATTTAACGATGCATTCAAAGGTGGGATCGGTATTATGGATCAACCTTTCCCTGTTCAACCTGAAAATCCTGACCTTTTAGAAACTGAAGAAAAAAAACATCTAAACCAACAATCTGATCTTAATGAGCTGGAAGAACAAATCCAAACTTATATTGAATCAAACAACTTAAATGATAACCTTACGACTTCACTAACATCAGAAGGATTGCTAATCACGATTTTAAATGATGCATTCTTTGCTTCTGGAAGTGCAAAAGTTACAGGTGAAACAGACAGATTAGCACATGAACTTGGGTCTGCACTCGCAACGAAAACACCACACGACGTTATCATAAGTGGGCATACTGATAATTTGCCAATTAATAATGCTGAATTTGATTCTAACTGGCATTTAAGTGTTATACGTGCTGTTAATTTCATGAAAATCTTACTAGAAAATGACCAACTTAATCCTGAATATTTTAGCGCAAAAGGTTATGGAGAGTTTAAACCAATTGCTTCAAACGATACTCCTGAAAACAGACAAAAAAATCGACGTGTCGAAGTTCTTATTCTTCCAAATGAACCAACTGAAACTGAAAGACAAGTTAATTATTAACTGCTTATCAACTGATGAAAGTCTCCCACTACAAAGCTGTTAAATTATTTAGAAGTTTAAGTGGGAGAAGTTCTTGATTATACTCATTAACGATTAACCGTCAATCATTATTTTATTAAGTCAACTTGGCACGCCCTCAATATATCTGTGAACAAACTGTTTACCAGGATGAATCATCAGTATGGTTTCCATTGCAATTCCTTTGCAGCAGCAAATCTTCCTTCAACATTATCCCAATTAACAATATTCCACCAATTTTGTACATATTTACTTCGTTCATTTTTATACTGAAGATAGTAAGCATGTTCCCATACATCTAGAACGAGTAATGGAATTGTATCCCATTGTGTCATAAACTGATGCCGTTCACTTT
The sequence above is a segment of the Bacillus solimangrovi genome. Coding sequences within it:
- the motA gene encoding flagellar motor stator protein MotA, whose translation is MDKSTIIGIIFGIIAIGLGMVLKGVSPIALVNPAALLIIFLGTAGAVTIAFPTSEIKRIPQLFKIIFTNQPVTEVKDIIPVFVEWATVARSEGLLALETKIEKIDDTFLKNGMKLVIDGQSGEFIRDVMTEEVDAMEERHAAGALIFTQAGTYAPTLGVLGAVVGLIAALGNMNDTEALGHAIAAAFVATLFGIFSGYVLWHPFANKLKRKSYIEVKSKMVMIEGILSIQDGQAPLMIKEKLAMYVPINERAIILGKDEVSGEEKEEG
- the motB gene encoding flagellar motor protein MotB, with amino-acid sequence MAKRKKKDDGHIDETWLIPYADMLTLLLALFIVLFAASNVDAQKFQKISASFNDAFKGGIGIMDQPFPVQPENPDLLETEEKKHLNQQSDLNELEEQIQTYIESNNLNDNLTTSLTSEGLLITILNDAFFASGSAKVTGETDRLAHELGSALATKTPHDVIISGHTDNLPINNAEFDSNWHLSVIRAVNFMKILLENDQLNPEYFSAKGYGEFKPIASNDTPENRQKNRRVEVLILPNEPTETERQVNY